Proteins encoded by one window of Lycium barbarum isolate Lr01 chromosome 11, ASM1917538v2, whole genome shotgun sequence:
- the LOC132617781 gene encoding protein COBRA-like, translated as MYNFQQYRHIQPPDWTLKWTWAKDEVIWNMTGSQAIERGNCSKFKGDIPHCCKKDPTIIDLLPNTPQNQQIANCCKGGFVSSWGQDPASAVSSFQLSVGSAGTSNETVRVPKNFTLKAPGPGYTCGPAKVVKQTRFVTPDGRRVTQAMITWNVTCTYSQFLAQKNPTCCVSLSSFNNDTIVPCPTCSCGYQKNGTKPGSCVNPEMPRLASIVSDHGKNNFTPLVQCTDHMCPVGIHWHVKLNYKDYWRVKITITNFNYHMNYTQWNLVVQHPNLDNITQLFSINYKSLTPYGATNDTAMFWGVKFSNDLLEQPGPSGNVQFELLLQKDTSNFTFDKGWAFPLRVYFNGDNCIMPSPKAYPHLSNNISAMPPPDADPQLPNAVSQWKVSMLKLVVTLLSSMAFFFAYP; from the exons ATGTACAACTTTCAGCAATATAGGCATATTCAACCACCAGACTGGACTTTAAAATGGACATGGGCAAAGGACGAGGTGATATGGAACATGACGGGAAGTCAGGCAATAGAGCGAGGTAATTGCTCAAAATTCAAAGGAGATATTCCCCATTGTTGTAAGAAGGACCCAACAATTATCGACTTGTTGCCCAACACTCCTCAAAACCAGCAGATTGCAAATTGCTGCAAGGGCGGATTTGTCAGCTCGTGGGGCCAGGATCCTGCAAGCGCTGTTAGTTCGTTCCAACTCAGTGTTGGTTCTGCTGGAACATCAAACGAAACAGTTAGAGTACCTAAAAACTTCACCTTAAAGGCACCAGGACCTGGATATACTTGTGGACCTGCTAAAGTTGTTAAACAGACTAGATTTGTTACTCCAGATGGGAGAAGAGTTACACAGGCTATGA TAACTTGGAATGTCACATGCACATACTCACAGTTCCTGGCTCAAAAAAATCCTACATGTTGCGTCTCCCTATCATCGTTCAACAATGACACGATTGTACCTTGTCCAACATGTTCTTGTGGCTACCAGAAGAATGGCACTAAGCCAGGAAGCTGTGTGAA TCCAGAAATGCCACGTCTAGCTTCAATTGTTTCGGACCATGGGAAGAACAACTTTACTCCTCTGGTCCAGTGCACAGATCACATGTGCCCAGTTGGAATTCATTGGCATGTGAAACTCAACTACAAGGATTATTGGAGGGTTAAGATCACTATAACAAACTTCAATTACCATATGAATTACACACAATGGAACTTAGTTGTCCAACATCCGAACCTTGATAACATCACTCAGCTTTTCAGCATCAATTACAAGTCATTAACTCCTTATGGAGCGACAA ATGATACTGCAATGTTCTGGGGTGTTAAATTCTCCAATGATCTGCTCGAGCAACCTGGTCCTTCAGGAAATGTCCAGTTCGAACTTCTACTCCAAAAAGATACATCAAATTTCACTTTTGATAAGGGATGGGCTTTTCCTCTCCGAGTTTATTTCAATGGTGATAACTGTATCATGCCATCTCCCAAGGCTTATCCACATTTGTCAAATAACATTTCCGCCATGCCACCTCCTGATGCAGATCCACAGTTGCCAAATGCCGTTTCCCAATGGAAGGTTTCTATGCTTAAATTAGTAGTGACACTTTTGTCCTCTATGGCATTCTTCTTTGCATATCCATAG